A part of Aegilops tauschii subsp. strangulata cultivar AL8/78 chromosome 2, Aet v6.0, whole genome shotgun sequence genomic DNA contains:
- the LOC141040933 gene encoding uncharacterized protein produces MTFRVGDHLYLRVTPLKGTQRFHVKGKLAPRYIGPFKITERRGDVAYQLELPLELSDVHNVFQVTQLQKCLQVPDKPDLYKDVDHQAIDLQPDLTYRERHICILDEAEWRTQSRTIKYFKVQWSNHTEAEAT; encoded by the coding sequence ATGACCTTCCGAGTTGGAGACCATCTCTATCTCCGAGTCACACCTCTCAAGGGAACCCAGCGCTTCCATGTCAAAGGAAAGCTCGCACCAAGATACATCGGCCCCTTCAAGATCACTGAACGGCGAGGAGATGTGGCTTACCAGTTGGAACTACCACTTGAACTATCCGATGTGCACAACGTATTCCAGGTTACACAACTCCAGAAGTGTCTCCAAGTTCCAGACAAGCCTGATCTTTACAAGGACGTCGATCACCAAGCCATTGACCTTCAGCCTGATTTGACCTACCGTGAGAGACACATCTGCATTTTGGACGAGGCTGAATGGCGCACTCAAAGCCGCACCATCAAGTACTTCAAGGTCCAGTGGAGTAACCACACTGAAGCAGAAGCAACCTAG